The sequence CAGCAGAACAGTTTCTAATTATCCAGGATGCTCCATGTACAGCACATTCTTTGTACTGAAGTTCTTTCTTCAAATACTCTAAAACGCTGTCCTTTTCCTCTCATGTCCAATAATCCTGTGACATTTAGGATTCTCCATGAAGTTATAAGGTCCCTAAGAGCAGAGACTATGTCAtatatgtcaaataaataaacaaccatATTGTCGACATGCTCATGGTTTTTCCACAAGGACTTACAAAGCATCTAGCACACACAAGTTGAAATTTAACTGTTAAATGATTAAATCAAAGGTTTTTAATTAGGTAGATGGGCATCACTGATCTTCTTAGCATGTGTCAAAGGTTCTCTGACAATTAGATAGATGAAAAGGGATCATTTTCCCCAAATATTAATTATCTCTGAATTTAGCATACCCAAGTATAAAAACAGGCAATCCAATGTGGTGAATAAAGAATATATTAGACACATTACTTCACTAAaaattctggtttctttttttcccttgctaaCAAAGGAGCTATGAGAGAAGAAAATCAATCCTCTGCCCTGGATTTCTTCCTCCTAGGAGTTTGTAGTCATCAAGAACAAGAAGACTTCTTCTTCGTCCTTTTCTTGTTCATTTACCCCATCACATTGattggaaacctgctcatcatcttGGCCATTCGCTCTGACATTCGCCTTCACAACCCCATGTATTTTCTCCTTGCCAGCCTCTCCTTCGTTGACATCTTCTTCTCCTCTGTAACCATCCCTAAGGCGCTGGCCAACCACCTTCTGGGCACCAAAGCCATCTCCTTTGGAGGATGCCTAACACAGATGTATTTCATGATTGCCTTGGCTAACACAGATAGTTATATCCTGGCTGCTATGGCCTATGATCGCACTGTGGCCATCACCCGCCCACTTCATTACACAACAATTATGAGTCCACGGACTTGTGTCCTGCTAGTCATTGGGTCTTGGGTGGTTGGAAACGGCAATGCCCTCCCCCACACTCTGCTCACAGCTAGTCTGTCCTTCTGTGGAAAACAGGAAGTGGCCAATTTCTACTGTGACATTACCTCTTTGCTCAAGCTGTCCTGTTCTGACATCCACTTTAACGTGAAGATGATGTACCTAGGAGTTGGTGTCTTCTCTGTGCCATTACTATGTATCGTCATCTCCTATGTTCAGGTCTTTTCCACAGTTTTACGGGTTCCATCCACCAAAGGTGTG comes from Muntiacus reevesi chromosome 18, mMunRee1.1, whole genome shotgun sequence and encodes:
- the LOC136150169 gene encoding olfactory receptor 1A1-like, translated to MREENQSSALDFFLLGVCSHQEQEDFFFVLFLFIYPITLIGNLLIILAIRSDIRLHNPMYFLLASLSFVDIFFSSVTIPKALANHLLGTKAISFGGCLTQMYFMIALANTDSYILAAMAYDRTVAITRPLHYTTIMSPRTCVLLVIGSWVVGNGNALPHTLLTASLSFCGKQEVANFYCDITSLLKLSCSDIHFNVKMMYLGVGVFSVPLLCIVISYVQVFSTVLRVPSTKGVLKAFSTCGSHLTVVSLYYGTVMGMYFRPLTSYSLKDAVITVMYIAVTPMLNPFIYTLRNRVMKAALGKLFSKRMPSHPT